DNA from Pseudomonas putida:
GCCATGCTTGCCTCCAGGGTTGGCAGCTCATTCCTTGGTGTTCTGCGCATCGTTGCCCTGCCCGGCCATCTGTCGGTACTGCTTGCGCAGGGCGTGCAGCTCGGCGGGGTCCATATCCTCCAGGTCCAGCAGCGCCTTGTGTGCCCGGCGCGTGGTGCGCAGCAGTTCGTCGATCTTGATGTGCAGTTCGTCGTTGTCGCGGTTCTGGGTGTTCTGGATCAGGAACACCATCAGGAAGGTGATGATGGTGGTCGAGGTGTTGATCACCAGTTGCCAGGTGTCATTGAAGTGAAACAGCGGCCCGGTCACTGCCCAGGTCAAGATCAGCAGGCAGGCGATGCCAAAGCTCAGCGGGCGTCCGGCCCAATTGGCCAGCCAGTGGGCGAAGCGGTCGAATTTCATGCTGGCACCCTTCCACGAAGCGGATAACCGGTGGAAACGTCAGCCGCTCTAAAGTTCAACCCGACATCAGCACTTCCCATTGGTCACGTGCGCTGAACCCAGCGGGGGCTCCACCAGTCGCACATTCAGAGCAACTGAATGGAAGGCGCCTTGTGGACAAGACCCTGCCCGCCCCAAACCGTAGCATCGACACAGTCACCACGGTGCGCCGGCTCAATGTGCTGACGCTTAACGTGCACAAGGGCTTCACCTTCTTCAACCGGCGCTTCATCCTGCCCGAGTTGCGCGAGGCGGTGCGCGCCACCGGCGCTGACCTGGTGTTCTTGCAGGAAGTGCACGGCAGCCACCAGCAACATGCCCAGCGCCATGCGGCCTGGCCAGAAACGCCGCAATACGAGTTTCTCGCCGACAGCATGTGGCCGCAGTTCGCCTATGGGCGCAATGCCGTGTACCCGCATGGCGACCACGGCAACGCGTTGCTGTCGAAATTCCCCATCAGCCACTTCAACAACCTGGATGTTTCAGTGCAGGGCAACGAACAGCGCGGCTTGCTGCATTGCCAGCTGGAAGTGCCGGGCCATGATCAGGTGCATGCGGTGTGCGTACACCTGGGCCTGCGTGAGGCCCACCGGCAGCGCCAGGTCACGCTGATGCTGGACCTGTTGGCCAGCCTGCCGCCCCGAGCGCCGGTGATCGTCGCCGGCGATTTCAACGATTGGCGGCTTAAGGCCGACGCCGTGCTCTGCGAGCACCTGATAGAGGCCTTCGGCAAGCCGGCGCGCAGTTTCCCCGCGCGCCTGCCGTTGTTACGCCTGGACCGCATCTACTTGCGCAACGCCGTGCCCGGTGCTGCCCAGGTGCTGTCGAAATACCCGTGGTCGCACCTCTCCGACCACGTCCCACTGGCTGCGGAGATCAACCTGTGAACCGACCTTGGGTAGACGGCAACAGCGTGCAGTTGCTGATCAATGGCGAGCAGTACTACCCCCGCGTGTTCGAGGCCATGGCCCAGGCGCGAGAAGAAATCCTGCTGGAAACGTTCATCATCTTCGACGACAAGGTTGGCCAGCAACTGCAGCAGGTGCTGATCGATGCGGCCCGGCGCGGCGTGCGTGTGGAAGTGGCGGTAGACGGCTACGGCACCGCCGACCTGCCAGGCGCGTTCATTTCGGCGATGACCGATGTGGGCGTGAGCTTCCACGCGTTCGACCCGCAGCCGCGGCTAGTGGGCATGCGTACCAACCTGTTCCGGCGCCTGCACCGCAAGATCGTGGTGGTCGATGGTGAGCGGGCCTTCATCGGAGGCATCAACTACAGCGCCGACCACCTGGGCGACTTTGGTGCCATGGCCAAGCAGGACTATGCCGTGGAAGTCACCGGCCCGGTGGTTGCACAGGTACATGCCGCCAGCAAGCGCCTGATGTCGCCAGTGCTGCAGCCACCCAGTGCGGCTCGCCCGGTTACCGAGCCTGCCGGGGCCAGCAGCGCCGTGCTGGTCGAGCGCGACAACGGGCTGCGCAGTACCGATATCGAAGCCCACTACCTTCAGGCTTTTCGGGGGGCCAAGCAGCGCATCGTGGTCGCCAATGCGTATTTCTTCCCAGGCTACCGGCTGATGCGTGAGCTGCGCAATGCAGCCCGGCGTGGCGTGGAAGTGCGTTTGATTTTGCAGGGCCAACCCGACATGCGCTGGGTCCGCGCACTCTCACGCCTGCTGTACAACTACCTGCTGCGCGACGGCGTGGTGATTAACGAATACTGCCAGCGGCCGCTGCATGGCAAGGTGGCGCTGGTGGACGACCAGTGGGCCACCGTCGGTTCCAGCAACCTCGACCCACTGAGCCTGTCATTCAACCTGGAGGCCAATCTGTTCATCCGTGACCGAGCCTTCAACCAGCAACTGAATCAGCACCTGCAGGCCCTGGCCAACGAACACTGCAAGCCAGTCACCCTGGAGCGCATGATTCGCGGTTACTGGTGGCGGGCACCGCTGATTTTCGTATGTTTCCACGTGATTCGCCATTTTCCGCGCATTGCCGGCTGGTTCCCGGCGCACCGCCAGCGGTTGCGCTCGGTGCAGCCGGAAGCCGAGCCGCAAGGCGACTTGCACGAGGGCAGCACCTGATGGCGCGCAAAGGCTGGCAAAGCTGGGGCAAACGCTTGTTCACGCTGGCGTTCCTGGTCCTCATCCCTGTGTTGCTGTACCTGCTGGCGCGCAACCTGGACTGGAACGAAGTGCGCCAGTCCTTGCTGGCCTACAAACCTGGTGCCCTCGTCATAGGCTTGGCGATTGCGCTGTGCAGCTACCTCACGTTCGCCAGCTACGACCTGCTGGCACGGGCTTACACCGGCCACCACTTGCCTGCCCGGCAGGTAGTGCCCATCGCGTTCGTGTGCTACGCCTTCAACCTCAATTTTACCACCTGGGTGGGCGGCGTCGCCTTGCGTTACCGGCTATACGGGCGCCTTGGCCTGGACACGGCGACGATCACACGCATTCTAACCCTGGGCCTGCTGACCAACTGGATGGGCTACATGCTACTGGGCGGCACAGTATTTGCTTTGGACCTGGTCGAGCTGCCCAGTAACTGGGCGGTGGGCGCTACAGGCTTGCGCCTGATCGGCCTGCTGCTGCTGGCGATCGCCGGCGGTTATCTGCTGGCCTGTGGTTTTGCCAAAAAGCGCACCTGGTGCTGGCGCGATCACGAAGTGACGCTACCGTCGCTGCGCCTGGCGTTGAGCCAGGTGGCGCTGGGCGCCAGCAACTGGGCACTGATGGCGCTGCTGATCTTCTGGCTTTTGCCGGGCAACGCGTTTTACCCCTCGATACTCGGCATTCTGCTGATCAGCTGCGTGGCTGGCGTGGTCGCGCATATACCGGCCGGGCTGGGCGTGCTGGAGGCAGTGTTTCTGGCTCTGCTACACGGGCAGATGGCCCAGGGCACGCTGGTGGCTGCCCTGCTGGGCTATCGCACGCTGTACTACTTGATCCCGCTGCTGCTGGCGGTGATCTGCTACCTGATCCTGGAAAAGCGCGCCAAAGCCATGCGCCAGGACGACACACCCGCCCAAACCTGACACTGGCTTCAGGGCAACGTCCAGCCGCTCAGCGGCTCGGCTCGCTCAAGGCTTGCTGTCCTCGTCAATGACCGCATCATCGCTCCACGGTATGCCGTCCAGCGGCGCGGACCGCGCCAGCTCGGCCTCGTCCAAGCCTATGCCGCCCCCGATCTCATCGGCGTTCACCTGCCGCAAGGTCTGATCCGCCGGGCCCTCACTGTCGCCAGACTCATACGGGTCGCGGGCACCTGTTTCGTCCAGCAGAGTGTCCTGGCTCAAATCGTCATAGGTGACGTTGTCTTCATGCAGGCTATCACTCAGCGCCTCGCCGCCGGTCATGCCGCTTTCGGCCACACGCCGTGGTGAAAACTCCCGAGCGACGTCGTCGGCCGGTCGTTCGTCGCCCACACGTCCTTGTCGCTCATCCAGGCGCTCATCGAAGTCCAACTCGTGGACGCTGCCCATGCGGTCTTCGGTGTCATCGATTTCTGTAGGGGTATACGGCGTGGGTTTATCTGTTCTGGCCATGTGGGTTCTCCGTCGGTTGGCTTCATTCGGTCGACTGCGTCTGCCTGTTGAAGATTCAGAGTTTTTTGAACTACCCCTCACTGCAGCGCCTCCCACCTTAGAGACTGCGAACCACCCGGAGCCCTCCATGGCCAAGCCCCTGCAGGAATATGCGCGCAAGCGTGACTTCAGCGCCACGCCCGAGCCAGACGGCAGGCGCAGCCGTGGTAAACAGGCCCACGCCCTGCTGTTCTGCATCCAGAAGCATGACGCCAGCCACCTGCACTATGACTTCCGCCTGGAGCTTGATGGCACCCTGAAGAGCTGGGCGATCCCCAAGGGGCCGTCGCTGGACCCCAAGGTGCGCCGACTGGCCGTGCATGTGGAGGACCATCCGCTGGACTACGCCGACTTCGAGGGGCATATCCCCGAAGGCCACTATGGTGCAGGCGATGTGATCGTTTGGGACCGTGGCATATGGGAGCCCGAGGGCGATGCCCGTGAGGCTTATGCCAAAGGCAAGCTGCGCTTTCGCCTGCAGGGTGAAAAGCTCAGTGGTGTGTGGAACCTGTTTCGCACCCACCTGGCCGGCAAAAAGGAGCAATGGATGCTGGTGAAGTCCCACGATGGCCAGGCGCGCAGCGAAGCTGACTACAGCATTGTCGAGGCCCAGCCTGACAGCGTGCTCAGCGACCGCACCTTGTTGCCACGCAAGGCCGCTGCAAAAAAGGCCACTACACCGCGCACCAACCGTCAACGCACCGGAAAAGGCCAGCATGCGCCGTTGCCAGCGCAGCTACAGCCGCAGCTTGCAACGTTGGTGGATTCCCCGCCTAGCGGCGACTGGCGCTATGAAGTCAAGTTCGACGGCTACCGCATCATGGCCCGCATCGACGGCGAAGACATCCGCCTGTTCACCCGCAATGGCCACGACTGGAGCAGCAAAATGCCCCGGCAGGTCGCTGCCTTGCGCGCGCTGGGTGTCGGTTCGGCCTGGCTCGATGGCGAAATGGTGGTGGTTGACGAAAATGGCGCAGCAGACTTCCAAGCCTTGCAGAACGCCTTCGATACCGAGCATGACGAAGGCATTGCCTATTACCTGTTCGACCTGCCGTTTCTTGGTGGTCGGGACCTGCGTCAGGTACCGCTGCAGGGCCGCCGCGACACCTTACGCCAATTGCTTGGGCACGATAAGTCGGACGTACTCAAGTTTTCTGCCGACTTTGACCAGCCTGTCGAATCCCTGCTCGACAGCGCCTGCCGTCTGCAGCTCGAAGGGCTGATCGGCAAACGCGTCGACAGCCCGTACAGTGGCCGCCGCAGCTCGGACTGGGTCAAGCTCAAGTGCAAGCAACGCCAGGAATTCGTGATCGTCGGCTACACCGACCCCAAAGGCAGCCGCAGCGGCTTCGGGGCCTTGCTGCTGGCCCTGCACGACAACGACAGTGGTGAGCTGCGCTATGCCGGAAAGGTAGGTACCGGCTTCAGTGATACCACCCTGGCCACCCTGCTTGCCCGGTTAACGTCCCTGGAAACTGCCAAGCCAGCCGTGGCCAGGCCGCCCACCGGTGCCGAAGCCCGTGGTGTGCATTGGCTGCAACCGAAACTGCTCGCTGAAGTCGCCTATGCCCAGATGACCCGTGATGGCATCGTGCGCCACTCGGTTTTCCACGGCCTGCGCGACGACAAGGCGGCAACAGCTATCGACCTGGAGCGCGCCATGCCCGCCAAGACCGTGCCTAAGCGCAGCAAGCAGGCCAAGACGTCTGAAACCCCGGATGAACTGCACCTGACACATCCTGACAGGGTGATCGACGCCACCCTGGGTGCGACCAAGCGCGAAGTCGCCGAATACTATGCCGACATCAGCCAATGGATCCTGCCACAGCTCAAGCACCGCCCGGTGGCGCTGGTTCGCGCACCGGACGGCCTGGCCGGCGAGCTGTTCTTCCAAAAGAACGCGGGCCAGCTGCACATACCCAACGTGCTTAGCTACGAAAAGGCCGAGGCCGGCCAGGCGGCGATGGTTATCAATCGCCCAGACACGCTGCTAGGCGCGGTGCAGATGAACATGCTTGAACTGCACACCTGGAACGCCACGGACAAGGACTTCGACAAACCCGACCGCTTCGTGCTCGACCTGGACCCTGACCCCGCGTTGCCCTGGAAGGCCATGCTGGAGGCGACTCAGCTCACCCTTACCCTGCTTGACGAGCTAGGCCTGAAGGTGTTCCTGAAAACCAGTGGAGGCAAAGGCATTCATGTTGTAGTGCCGTTGACCCGGCGCGCCGGCTGGGACGAAGTCAAAGGCTTCAGCCACGCCATCGTCAACTACCTGGCCACGTTGTTCCCGGACCGTCTCAGCGCGGTGTCTGGGCCGAAAAACCGTGTTGGGCGCATCTTCATCGATTACCTGCGCAACAGCAAAGGCGCCACCACCGCGTGCGCTTACTCCCTGCGTGCCCGAGAGGGGCTGCCTGTTTCGGTGCCCATATGGCGCGACGAGCTGGTGCAGCTCAAAGCCGCCAACACGTGGAACATCGCCAACGTGCGCGAGCGTCTCGCAGAAGTCGAAGACCCATGGGCCGACCTGGGCAAGGTGCGCCAGTCCATCACTGCCCGCATGCGCAAGCAACTGGGGCTCTCGTGATGGCGCAACAGCGAATGGACATGACCCGGGAGACACGCCCATGAGCATCGTTCAAGACTTCAACCTGACCACCCTTGACCGCCTGTTGCGCGCCTTTGGCGAACGCCAGCAAGCGCTTAACCTCGACACCCAGCTGCCGCAGCTGATTCAGGCGCTGCAAGCTGACCACCTGGACCTGCTGCCCTTGCCGGGGCAAGGCAACACCCTGCGTCGCTGGCAGACCTTGGCCCGCGTGGCGGGTTGCGACCTGGCTCTGGCCAAACTCTATGAAGGCCACACAGATGCCCTGGCAATTCTGGCCGAGTGTGGTGCCGCGTACCACGCGCGCGACGGCATCTGGGGCGTGTGGGCCGCCGAACCGCCTGATGCCCGTACGCGGATCACGGCTCGCGAAGGTAAACAGGTGCTATTGAACGGCCGC
Protein-coding regions in this window:
- a CDS encoding low affinity iron permease family protein, which produces MKFDRFAHWLANWAGRPLSFGIACLLILTWAVTGPLFHFNDTWQLVINTSTTIITFLMVFLIQNTQNRDNDELHIKIDELLRTTRRAHKALLDLEDMDPAELHALRKQYRQMAGQGNDAQNTKE
- a CDS encoding endonuclease/exonuclease/phosphatase family protein, whose product is MDKTLPAPNRSIDTVTTVRRLNVLTLNVHKGFTFFNRRFILPELREAVRATGADLVFLQEVHGSHQQHAQRHAAWPETPQYEFLADSMWPQFAYGRNAVYPHGDHGNALLSKFPISHFNNLDVSVQGNEQRGLLHCQLEVPGHDQVHAVCVHLGLREAHRQRQVTLMLDLLASLPPRAPVIVAGDFNDWRLKADAVLCEHLIEAFGKPARSFPARLPLLRLDRIYLRNAVPGAAQVLSKYPWSHLSDHVPLAAEINL
- the clsB gene encoding cardiolipin synthase ClsB; this translates as MNRPWVDGNSVQLLINGEQYYPRVFEAMAQAREEILLETFIIFDDKVGQQLQQVLIDAARRGVRVEVAVDGYGTADLPGAFISAMTDVGVSFHAFDPQPRLVGMRTNLFRRLHRKIVVVDGERAFIGGINYSADHLGDFGAMAKQDYAVEVTGPVVAQVHAASKRLMSPVLQPPSAARPVTEPAGASSAVLVERDNGLRSTDIEAHYLQAFRGAKQRIVVANAYFFPGYRLMRELRNAARRGVEVRLILQGQPDMRWVRALSRLLYNYLLRDGVVINEYCQRPLHGKVALVDDQWATVGSSNLDPLSLSFNLEANLFIRDRAFNQQLNQHLQALANEHCKPVTLERMIRGYWWRAPLIFVCFHVIRHFPRIAGWFPAHRQRLRSVQPEAEPQGDLHEGST
- a CDS encoding lysylphosphatidylglycerol synthase domain-containing protein, translating into MARKGWQSWGKRLFTLAFLVLIPVLLYLLARNLDWNEVRQSLLAYKPGALVIGLAIALCSYLTFASYDLLARAYTGHHLPARQVVPIAFVCYAFNLNFTTWVGGVALRYRLYGRLGLDTATITRILTLGLLTNWMGYMLLGGTVFALDLVELPSNWAVGATGLRLIGLLLLAIAGGYLLACGFAKKRTWCWRDHEVTLPSLRLALSQVALGASNWALMALLIFWLLPGNAFYPSILGILLISCVAGVVAHIPAGLGVLEAVFLALLHGQMAQGTLVAALLGYRTLYYLIPLLLAVICYLILEKRAKAMRQDDTPAQT
- a CDS encoding phosphotransferase system, HPr-related protein, with product MARTDKPTPYTPTEIDDTEDRMGSVHELDFDERLDERQGRVGDERPADDVAREFSPRRVAESGMTGGEALSDSLHEDNVTYDDLSQDTLLDETGARDPYESGDSEGPADQTLRQVNADEIGGGIGLDEAELARSAPLDGIPWSDDAVIDEDSKP
- the ligD gene encoding DNA ligase D; this translates as MAKPLQEYARKRDFSATPEPDGRRSRGKQAHALLFCIQKHDASHLHYDFRLELDGTLKSWAIPKGPSLDPKVRRLAVHVEDHPLDYADFEGHIPEGHYGAGDVIVWDRGIWEPEGDAREAYAKGKLRFRLQGEKLSGVWNLFRTHLAGKKEQWMLVKSHDGQARSEADYSIVEAQPDSVLSDRTLLPRKAAAKKATTPRTNRQRTGKGQHAPLPAQLQPQLATLVDSPPSGDWRYEVKFDGYRIMARIDGEDIRLFTRNGHDWSSKMPRQVAALRALGVGSAWLDGEMVVVDENGAADFQALQNAFDTEHDEGIAYYLFDLPFLGGRDLRQVPLQGRRDTLRQLLGHDKSDVLKFSADFDQPVESLLDSACRLQLEGLIGKRVDSPYSGRRSSDWVKLKCKQRQEFVIVGYTDPKGSRSGFGALLLALHDNDSGELRYAGKVGTGFSDTTLATLLARLTSLETAKPAVARPPTGAEARGVHWLQPKLLAEVAYAQMTRDGIVRHSVFHGLRDDKAATAIDLERAMPAKTVPKRSKQAKTSETPDELHLTHPDRVIDATLGATKREVAEYYADISQWILPQLKHRPVALVRAPDGLAGELFFQKNAGQLHIPNVLSYEKAEAGQAAMVINRPDTLLGAVQMNMLELHTWNATDKDFDKPDRFVLDLDPDPALPWKAMLEATQLTLTLLDELGLKVFLKTSGGKGIHVVVPLTRRAGWDEVKGFSHAIVNYLATLFPDRLSAVSGPKNRVGRIFIDYLRNSKGATTACAYSLRAREGLPVSVPIWRDELVQLKAANTWNIANVRERLAEVEDPWADLGKVRQSITARMRKQLGLS